The Egicoccus sp. AB-alg2 nucleotide sequence ACGACATCGGTCGTAGCGCGGGCGGCGGGGGCCTTCCGGCGCGACCGGCGACCAGGAGGACGACGTGAACGTGCGCAGCTGTGCCGCCGTGCTGGTGGCGCTCGCACTGGCCGCCACCGCCTGTGGCGGCGACACCGCCGAGCCGGAGCAGCCGACGGCCACCGAGGACGGGGGCGAGCCGACGGACGGTGCCGGCGACGACGCAGCGGATGGCGACGTGGCCGGCGACGACGCGGCCGGCGACGACGCGGCCGGCGACGACGCGGAGGACGCCCAGGCCGGCGACTGCGGCCCCGAGGACCCGAACCTCCACCAGCCGGGTCAACTGACCGTGGCCACCGGCGAGCCGGTGTTCCCGCCCTGGATGATGGACGACGACCCCTCGAACGGCGAGGGGTTCGAGAGTGCCGTCGTCTACGCCCTCGCCGAGGAGCTCGGGTTCGCCGAGGACCAGGTCACGTGGGTGCGGACCGGCTTCGACGAAGCCATCGCACCCGGCGAGAAGGACTACGACTTCAACATCCAGCAGTACTCGATCACGGAAGAGCGCGAGCAGGTCGTGGACTTCTCCGTGCCCTACTACGAGGTGGAGAAGGCGCTGGTCACGCTGGCAGACAGCGAGGCCGCGGCCGCCCAGAGGCTGGACGACCTCGACGACACCCGCTTCGGCGCCGTCGTCGGCACCACCGACCTCGCCTACATCGAGGACGTGATCGGCGCCACCGACGTCCAGGTCTACGACGACCAGGCCGGGGTGTTCCAGGCGCTGCAGGGCGGCCAGATCGACGCGACCGTGTTCGGGCTGCCGGGCGCGCTGTACGTCACCGCGGTCCAGGTCGAAGGCTCGGTGATCGCCGGCATCCTGCCTGGTGAGCCGATGGACGACGGGCTCGGACTGCTGTTCGAGGAGGGCAGCCCGCTGGTGCCGTGCGTGGACGAGGCCCTGGAGTCCTTGCGGGCCGACGGCACCCTCGACGCGCTGGCCGACGAGTGGCTGGCCGGCGGCGGCGACATCCCGAACATCGAGGAGTGATCCCGCAGCGACCTGCCGCGCAGGCGCCGCCGCCGGCGCGGCAGCGCGGTCTGAGCCTGGAGGTCGTCCGGCCCCTGGCGCTGGGCGCGTTGAGCACGGCGGTGGTGTTCGGGGCGCTCGCCTGGTGGGTGACCACCTCGCCGCAATGGTCACGCATCCAGGAGCAGTTCTTCAGCACGGACGCGATGCGGGCCGCGTTCCCGCGCGTCCTGCAGGGCTTCTGGCTGAACCTGCGCATCTTCGTGGTCGCGCAGGTCGTCATCCTGGTGCTGGCGCTGCTGGTGGCCGTCGCCCGTTCGCTGACCGGCCCCGTCGCCGCACCACTGCGCCTGGGCGCGGTCGTGTTCGTCGATCTGCTACGCGGCGTGCCGTCGCTGCTGCTCATCCTGCTGTTCGGGTTCGGCATCCCGGCGTTGCAGCTGCCCGGGCTCAGCCGCAGCAGCCTGTTCTGGGGCGCGGTCGGTCTGATCCTGAGCTACTCCGCCTACACCGCCGAGGTGTACCGCTCCGGCATGGATGCCGTCCACGACGGCCAGCGGGCGGCGGCCAAGGCACTCGGCCTGTCGCAGTGGCAGTCGCTCCGATTCGCGATCATCCCGCAGGCCGTGCGCAACGTGACGCCGGCCCTGCTCAACGGCGCGGTCTCGCTGCAGAAGGACGTGGTGCTGCTCAGCGTCATCGGGGTGCGCGAAGCGGTCCGCGAGGCACAGATCTACACCTCGGCCACCTTCAACTACTCGAGCTACGTCGTGGCGGCCATCCTGTTCCTGCTGGCCAGCGTGCCGCTGGCCCGCTTCACGGACTGGTACGCCCGACGCGACCAGCAGCGCCGCCTGCAGAGTACGTTCTGATGCGCCCCCGCGTCCAGATCGAGCGCCTCACCAAGTACTACGGCGACCGCCTGGTCCTCGACCAGGTCGACCTCGCGGTCGCCGAACACGAGGTCGTGTGCCTGATCGGCGCCTCTGGCTCGGGCAAGTCGACGCTGCTGCGCTGCGTGGCCCGACTGGTCGACTACGACCACGGCAGCGTCCGGCTCGACGGCACGCCGCTGGAGGGCCGCGACCTGTCGGAACGCGAGCTGCGCAAGCGGGTCGGGATCGTCTTCCAGGCCTACAACCTGTTCCCGCACCTGAGCGTGCTCGACAACGTCACGCTGGCGCCGCGCAAGGTGCACCGGCAGGGCCGCCGCCGGGCCGAGGCCCGGGCCCGCGAACTGCTGGAGTTGTTCGGCATGGGCGAGTTCGCCGACAGCTACCCCGACCGGCTCTCCGGCGGTCAGCAGCAGCGGGTCGCGATCGTGCGGGCGATGGCGACCGACCCGGACGTGCTGCTGCTCGACGAGGTGACCGCGGCGCTGGACCCCGAGCTGATCGGCGGGGTGCTGGCGGTCATCCGCGACCTCAAGGACCGCGGCATGACCATGCTGATCGTCACCCACGAGATGGGCTTCGCCCGCGACGTGGCCGACCGCGTCTGCTTCCTCGACGAGGGCCGCATCTGCGAGATCGCCCCGCCCGAGCAGCTGTTCACGGATCCCGAGCACCCGCGCACCCGGCAGTTCCTGCAGCGCATCATCGAGTCCGGCCGCCTGTAGCGTCACGGCCGCGATGGACGGGAGGTGGGCGGCGTGGCGAGGTACCCGGCGATCGAGCCGTACGACGCGGGCCTGCTGGACGTCGGCGACGGCCAGCAGCTGTACTGGGAGACGTGCGGCAACCCCGACGGGCGCCCCGCCTTGGTGGTGCACGGCGGCCCCGGCTCCGGCTGCACGCCCGGGGTACGGCGCCTGTTCGACCCCGACCGCTGCCGCATCGTGCTGTTCGACCAGCGCGGCTGCGGCCGCAGCCGTCCGCACGCGTCCGAACCCGTCGGCGACCTGTCCGTCAACACCACCGGCCACCTGGTGGCCGACATGGAACGGCTGCGCGAGCACCTCGGCATCGACGGTTGGCTGCTGTTCGGCGGGTCGTGGGGATCGACGTTGAGCCTCGCGTACGCGGTCCACCATCCCGACCGGGTGTCCGCCGCGGTCCTGATGGCCATCACGACCGGGCGGCACGCCGAGGTGGATTGGGTCGCCTCGGGTGTCGGCCGGTTCTTCCCTGCCGCCCGGGAGCGACAGCTGGCGGCGTTGCCCGAGGACGAGCGTGACGGTGACACGGCCGCCGCGTACGCCGCCCTGCTGGCCGACCCAGACCCGGACGTGCACACGCCCGCCGCCCGTGCGTGGTGCGACTGGGAGGACGCGATCATCCAACTCGGTGACGACACACCGCCCGATCCGCGCTACGAGGACCCGCGCTTCCGGCTCGCGTTCGCCCGCCTCGTCACCCACTACTTCGCCAACCGGCTGTTCCTCGACGACGGCGAACTGCTGACGGGCGCCGCCGGGCTCGGGCACGTGCCCGCCGTGCTGGTCCACGGCGAGCTCGACCTGCAGGCACCGCTGGACAACGCCTGGCAGCTGCACCGTGCGTGGCCGGGCAGCGAACTCGTCGTGATCCCGTTCGGCGGCCACGGCACCGGCTTCGCCGGCATGGACGAGGCGATCGTCGAGGCGCTGGACCGCTTCGCGGGCTGACCGGCCGTTCGTGTCGCACCCGGCTGCGACACTCCCCCGCGTGAATGGTCAACCCGGGGGCGGGTCAGGACGCGAACCGAGGTGGTCTGCCAGGAGGACGACTGCACGAAGAGACGCTACGCCCGCGGCTGGTGCGCGATGCACTATAAGCGCTGGCTGCGGACGGGCAGCGCCGTCCGCGGCGAGCGACCGACGGGGTGTGCCGTCGAGGGCTGCGACGGCCAGGCGAAGTCACGCGGCTGGTGC carries:
- a CDS encoding ABC transporter substrate-binding protein, with product MNVRSCAAVLVALALAATACGGDTAEPEQPTATEDGGEPTDGAGDDAADGDVAGDDAAGDDAAGDDAEDAQAGDCGPEDPNLHQPGQLTVATGEPVFPPWMMDDDPSNGEGFESAVVYALAEELGFAEDQVTWVRTGFDEAIAPGEKDYDFNIQQYSITEEREQVVDFSVPYYEVEKALVTLADSEAAAAQRLDDLDDTRFGAVVGTTDLAYIEDVIGATDVQVYDDQAGVFQALQGGQIDATVFGLPGALYVTAVQVEGSVIAGILPGEPMDDGLGLLFEEGSPLVPCVDEALESLRADGTLDALADEWLAGGGDIPNIEE
- a CDS encoding amino acid ABC transporter ATP-binding protein, with the translated sequence MRPRVQIERLTKYYGDRLVLDQVDLAVAEHEVVCLIGASGSGKSTLLRCVARLVDYDHGSVRLDGTPLEGRDLSERELRKRVGIVFQAYNLFPHLSVLDNVTLAPRKVHRQGRRRAEARARELLELFGMGEFADSYPDRLSGGQQQRVAIVRAMATDPDVLLLDEVTAALDPELIGGVLAVIRDLKDRGMTMLIVTHEMGFARDVADRVCFLDEGRICEIAPPEQLFTDPEHPRTRQFLQRIIESGRL
- the pip gene encoding prolyl aminopeptidase codes for the protein MARYPAIEPYDAGLLDVGDGQQLYWETCGNPDGRPALVVHGGPGSGCTPGVRRLFDPDRCRIVLFDQRGCGRSRPHASEPVGDLSVNTTGHLVADMERLREHLGIDGWLLFGGSWGSTLSLAYAVHHPDRVSAAVLMAITTGRHAEVDWVASGVGRFFPAARERQLAALPEDERDGDTAAAYAALLADPDPDVHTPAARAWCDWEDAIIQLGDDTPPDPRYEDPRFRLAFARLVTHYFANRLFLDDGELLTGAAGLGHVPAVLVHGELDLQAPLDNAWQLHRAWPGSELVVIPFGGHGTGFAGMDEAIVEALDRFAG
- a CDS encoding amino acid ABC transporter permease: MIPQRPAAQAPPPARQRGLSLEVVRPLALGALSTAVVFGALAWWVTTSPQWSRIQEQFFSTDAMRAAFPRVLQGFWLNLRIFVVAQVVILVLALLVAVARSLTGPVAAPLRLGAVVFVDLLRGVPSLLLILLFGFGIPALQLPGLSRSSLFWGAVGLILSYSAYTAEVYRSGMDAVHDGQRAAAKALGLSQWQSLRFAIIPQAVRNVTPALLNGAVSLQKDVVLLSVIGVREAVREAQIYTSATFNYSSYVVAAILFLLASVPLARFTDWYARRDQQRRLQSTF